From one Rhopalosiphum padi isolate XX-2018 chromosome 2, ASM2088224v1, whole genome shotgun sequence genomic stretch:
- the LOC132923234 gene encoding uncharacterized protein LOC132923234: MGSFTGKMLISAVSEYQLLYSDLKMVPHIYLVLVLIFWLFVATPMPTKLEAIDGYLISPKNTPKSRIMSIAWDVKHFFKKHQPPTIKYTIRNQQFWVGRFLANIPISSHSYPTKSVVKSLNWLYNRYKNWILGVQNVENIFIV, encoded by the exons ATGGGAAGTTTCACTGGTAAGATGCTAATATCAGCCGTGTCCGAATACCAATTACTATATTCAGATTTAAAAATGGTACCACATATTTATTTAG TTTTGGTACTCATATTCTGGTTGTTTGTCGCCACACCAATGCCAACAAAACTTGAAGCTATCGATGGATACCTAATCAGTCCAAAAAATACTCCTAAATCAAGAATCATGTCAATAGCCTGggatgttaaacattttttcaaaaagcaTCAACCTCCGACTATTAAGTACACGATTAGAAACCAACA ATTTTGGGTGGGACGATTTCTGGCAAACATACCGATAAGTTCCCATTCGTATCCAACGAAGTCCGTCGTAAAGAGCCTAAATTGgctgtataatagatataagaACTGGATATTGGGCGTCCAAAATgtcgaaaatatatttattgtttaa